A section of the Lepus europaeus isolate LE1 chromosome 10, mLepTim1.pri, whole genome shotgun sequence genome encodes:
- the LOC133767693 gene encoding olfactory receptor 6C2-like, with protein MRNHTVTTFVLLGLTDDPQLQAVTFIFLFLTYVLSVTGNLAIIFLTFVHSHLKTAMYFFLQNFSFLEISFTTACIPRYLYNISTGDKTITYNNCVIQMFFIDLLGVTEFFLLATMSYDRYVAICKPLHYVTIMSSQVCQRLVLCCWVAGFLVILPPLSLGLRLKFCDSNVVDHFICDVSPLLKITCTDTRLIEQMVMVSAVLTFIMTLVCVGLSYIYIIKTILRFPSAQQRKKAFSTCSSHMIVVSITYGSCIFIYVKPSAKQSVATNKGVIVLTTSIAPMLNPFIYTLRNKQVKQAFNDSIKRIALFLKK; from the coding sequence ATGAGAAACCACACAGTCACAACCTTTGTCTTGCTGGGGCTGACGGATGACCCCcagctgcaggctgtgactttcATCTTCCTGTTCCTCACCTATGTGTTGAGTGTAACTGGCAACCTGGCCATCATCTTCCTCACCTTCGTGCATTCACACCTGAAAACGGCCATGTACTTTTTCCTACAAAACTTCTCCTTCCTAGAAATCTCATTTACAACGGCTTGTATTCCCAGATACTTATACAACATATCAACCGGTGACAAGACAATCACGTACAACAACTGTGTCATTCAAATGTTTTTCATCGATCTCCTTGGTGTCACAGAATTTTTCCTCCTGGCCACCATGTCCTACGACCGCTACGTGGCCATCTGCAAGCCCCTGCATTACGTGACCATCATGAGTAGCCAGGTCTGCCAGAGACTCGTCCTCTGCTGCTGGGTAGCCGGCTTCTTGGTCATCCTCCCACCCCTGAGCTTGGGCCTACGTCTAAAGTTCTGTGACTCTAATGTCGTTGACCATTTCATCTGCGACGTGTCTCCCCTCCTGAAGATCACGTGCACAGATACTCGGTTGATAGAGCAGATGGTCATGGTCAGTGCCGTGCTGACCTTCATCATGACCCTGGTCTGTGTGGGTCTATCCTACATATACATCATCAAGACCATTCTACGATTCCCCTCAGCCCAGCAAAGGAAGAAGGCCTTTTCCACCTGCTCTTCCCACATGATCGTGGTCTCCATCACCTATGGCAGCTGCATCTTCATCTATGTGAAGCCTTCAGCAAAGCAGTCAGTGGCCACTAACAAGGGAGTTATCGTGCTCACCACCTCCATTGCACCTATGCTGAACCCCTTCATCTACACCTTGAGGAACAAGCAAGTGAAACAAGCCTTCAATGACTCAATCAAAAGAATTGCTTTGTTCTTAAAGAAGTAA